One Trichosurus vulpecula isolate mTriVul1 chromosome 7, mTriVul1.pri, whole genome shotgun sequence genomic region harbors:
- the CNN3 gene encoding calponin-3, protein MTHFNKGPSYGLSAEVKNKIASKYDHQAEEDLRNWIEEVTGLSIGTNFQLGLKDGIILCELINKLQPGSVKKVNESSLNWPQLENIGNFIKAIQAYGMKPHDIFEANDLFENGNMTQVQTTLVALAGLAKTKGFHTTIDIGVKYAEKQARRFDEGKLKAGQSVIGLQMGTNKCASQAGMTAYGTRRHLYDPKMQTDKPFDQTTISLQMGTNKGASQAGMLAPGTRRDIYDQKLTLQPVDNSTISLQMGTNKVASQKGMSVYGLGRQVYDPKYCAAPTEPVIHNGSQGTGTNGSEISDNDYQAEYPDDYHVEYQDDYPRDYEYSDQGIDY, encoded by the exons ATTGCCTCCAAATATGACCATCAGGCAGAGGAAGATCTTCGTAACTGGATAGAGGAAGTTACAGGCTTGAGTATTGGAACAAACTTTCAGCTGGGCTTAAAAGATGGCATAATCCTCTGCGA actTATAAACAAGCTCCAGCCAGGTTCAGTGAAGAAAGTCAATGAGTCTTCATTAAACTGGCCTCAG ttGGAGAACATTGGCAATTTTATCAAAGCCATTCAGGCTTATGGCATGAAACCACATGACATCTTTGAAGCAAATGATCTTTTTGAGAATGGAAACATGACCCAAGTTCAGACTACACTGGTAGCTTTAGCAGGTCTG GCTAAAACAAAAGGATTCCATACAACAATCGACATTGGCGTTAAATATGCAGAAAAGCAAGCAAGGCGCTTTGATGAAGGAAAACTGAAAGCTGGACAAAGTGTAATTGGCTTGCAG atgggaacCAACAAATGTGCCAGCCAGGCAGGAATGACTGCGTATGGCACTAGGAGGCATCTTTATGATCCCAAAATGCAAACTGACAAGCCCTTTGACCAGACAACAATTAGTCTGCAGATGGGTACTAACAAAGGAGCCAGTCAG GCTGGAATGTTAGCACCAGGTACCAGAAGAGACATCTATGACCAGAAGCTAACATTACAACCAGTGGATAACTCGACAATTTCACTACAGATGGGTACCAACAAAGTTGCTTCCCAGAAAGGAATGAGTGTCTATGGGCTTGGGCGACAAGTATATGATCCCAAATACTGTGCTGCTCCAACAGAACCTGTGATACATAATGGAAGCCAAGGAACAGGAACAAATGGGTCTGAAATCAGTGATAATGATTATCAGGCAGAATATCCAGATGACTATCATGTGGAGTACCAAGATGACTATCCAAGAGATTACGAATATAGTGACCAGGGCATTGATTATTAG